A region from the Muribaculum gordoncarteri genome encodes:
- a CDS encoding RagB/SusD family nutrient uptake outer membrane protein yields the protein MKKHNIFKAFGMAALLLASASCTELKDESYGSIVSSQYEPKTEADISYVVNAAYIPWRQTMLLWQGVVRSQELSADQDVIPARLGIGWVDGYIYKRWHQHTWTTEDEGVLNGWERTFNGVTACNRVLSQIEDNVIDIQGDARERLIAELKVLRASYYYVLIDLYGNVPIITDFKDVELPEQSTRKQVFDFIVKEVNDNLPLLSDQARGYYYARFNKWAAHTLLAKMYLNAEVWTGQAMWNECVTHCNAVIEHAKATGDYGLESDINAPFVTANENSKEIIFALPFDEIYVTDWNAFDFHLYTLAPENQATYGFTDRPWGGVCAIPQFINSFDPDDKRLAEWYIQGQQYDASGNILLRSSDGNPLIYEVDVPSIDASDVDDGFRWGKFEYAHGITNRLSNDFPLFRYADILMMKAEALMRDGKPGAGELVTMVRSRAFPNNPEKAVVTDEQLKGGSVYDYGRRDEYATSSEGGADITYGRFLDELGWEFCQEGRRRQDMVRFNAFTTKSWFSHDKSNADKNLYPIPNKVLLTNSKLHQNPGY from the coding sequence ATGAAAAAACATAATATATTCAAAGCATTTGGCATGGCGGCTCTGCTGCTTGCATCGGCATCATGCACCGAACTCAAGGACGAGAGCTACGGCTCAATCGTGTCATCGCAATATGAACCCAAAACCGAAGCCGATATAAGCTATGTGGTCAACGCCGCCTACATCCCCTGGCGACAGACAATGCTGCTGTGGCAGGGTGTAGTGAGGTCGCAGGAGTTGTCGGCCGACCAGGATGTCATTCCGGCCCGACTCGGTATAGGATGGGTCGACGGATACATCTACAAGCGCTGGCATCAGCACACTTGGACCACCGAGGATGAAGGCGTGCTCAACGGCTGGGAGCGCACGTTCAACGGTGTCACCGCCTGCAACCGAGTGCTGTCGCAGATTGAGGACAATGTCATCGACATTCAGGGCGATGCACGAGAGCGTCTTATCGCCGAGTTGAAAGTGCTTCGCGCATCCTACTATTACGTGCTCATCGACCTCTACGGCAATGTGCCCATCATCACCGACTTCAAGGATGTCGAGCTGCCCGAACAGTCAACCCGCAAGCAGGTGTTTGACTTCATCGTGAAGGAGGTTAACGACAATCTTCCCCTCCTCTCCGACCAGGCACGCGGATACTATTATGCACGTTTCAACAAGTGGGCCGCCCACACCCTGCTTGCCAAGATGTATCTCAACGCCGAAGTGTGGACTGGACAAGCCATGTGGAACGAATGTGTTACCCACTGCAACGCTGTCATCGAACATGCCAAGGCCACCGGCGACTACGGTCTTGAATCCGACATCAACGCCCCCTTTGTCACCGCCAACGAAAATTCAAAGGAGATAATATTTGCCCTTCCGTTCGATGAAATCTACGTGACCGACTGGAATGCATTTGACTTCCACCTCTACACTCTCGCACCCGAGAACCAGGCCACCTACGGCTTCACCGACCGTCCTTGGGGTGGTGTATGCGCAATTCCTCAGTTCATCAATAGCTTCGACCCCGACGACAAGCGTCTTGCCGAGTGGTACATCCAGGGACAACAATATGACGCATCGGGCAACATCCTCCTGCGCAGCTCCGACGGCAATCCTCTCATATATGAAGTGGATGTTCCCTCAATCGACGCATCGGATGTCGACGACGGTTTCCGCTGGGGCAAGTTTGAGTATGCCCACGGAATCACCAACCGCCTCAGCAACGACTTCCCTCTCTTCCGTTACGCCGACATTCTCATGATGAAGGCCGAGGCATTGATGCGTGACGGCAAGCCGGGCGCAGGCGAGCTCGTGACAATGGTGCGCTCACGCGCATTCCCCAACAACCCCGAGAAGGCAGTCGTGACCGACGAGCAACTCAAGGGCGGCAGCGTCTATGACTATGGTCGCCGCGACGAGTATGCCACCTCATCGGAAGGCGGTGCCGACATAACCTACGGCCGCTTCCTCGACGAGCTCGGATGGGAATTCTGTCAGGAAGGCCGTCGCCGTCAGGACATGGTACGCTTCAACGCGTTCACCACCAAGTCATGGTTCTCCCACGACAAGAGCAACGCCGACAAGAACCTCTACCCGATACCCAACAAGGTACTGCTTACCAACAGCAAGCTGCACCAGAACCCCGGATATTAA
- a CDS encoding DUF3791 domain-containing protein, producing the protein MNTKLKKIGELLNICRKNRGLTQEEVGSMIGVQKAMVSKVENGLCVNFDTISRIAAALEVEPMVELKPVKKADKNIIDYVMTAIIEFAKRHRLTIKEASNYLNRFKGIDFLMEFYDVEHTLSFNDCVDDLTVVCQNNGGEIR; encoded by the coding sequence ATGAACACTAAATTGAAAAAAATAGGAGAGCTCCTTAACATTTGCCGAAAAAATAGAGGACTGACCCAGGAGGAGGTCGGTTCGATGATTGGTGTTCAAAAGGCTATGGTATCGAAAGTTGAAAATGGCTTATGTGTCAATTTCGACACTATCAGTCGTATTGCTGCGGCTCTTGAAGTTGAACCTATGGTGGAATTGAAGCCGGTGAAAAAAGCGGATAAGAACATTATCGACTATGTGATGACGGCAATAATAGAATTTGCCAAGAGGCACAGACTTACAATCAAGGAGGCAAGCAATTATCTCAATCGTTTCAAGGGAATCGATTTCTTGATGGAATTTTATGATGTTGAACATACATTGTCATTCAACGACTGTGTTGACGACTTGACGGTTGTATGCCAAAACAACGGAGGGGAGATAAGATGA
- a CDS encoding DUF3990 domain-containing protein yields MILYHGSNVSIDKIDLAKCRPYKDFGKGFYLTDIRNQAERMAARTAKMFRGEPILTSFEFDLDSALRHGLKIKIFDSPNEEWARFVMVNRDINTKQPGHDYDIVIGPVADDTIARLLRMFTEHFISERQLVEELTFSEVTSQYFFHTKAAIKMLKKI; encoded by the coding sequence ATGATACTGTATCACGGCTCAAATGTTTCGATTGATAAGATAGATCTTGCGAAATGCCGCCCTTACAAGGACTTTGGAAAGGGTTTCTATCTGACCGATATTCGCAATCAAGCAGAAAGGATGGCTGCGAGAACGGCAAAGATGTTCCGAGGCGAACCTATATTGACGAGTTTTGAGTTTGATTTGGATTCAGCTTTAAGGCACGGCCTGAAGATAAAGATTTTCGACTCTCCAAATGAAGAGTGGGCGCGCTTCGTCATGGTAAATCGTGACATAAATACTAAGCAGCCGGGACATGATTACGATATAGTGATAGGCCCGGTTGCCGATGACACAATTGCCAGACTACTGCGTATGTTCACTGAGCATTTCATCAGTGAACGGCAACTTGTCGAGGAACTGACATTTTCTGAAGTTACATCACAATATTTCTTTCACACTAAGGCAGCGATAAAGATGCTGAAAAAGATATGA
- a CDS encoding glycoside hydrolase family 31 protein gives MSTNHISIFYDKKFSFRLAILSISSTLTAQSVSVDNGGATVTPDGQWTTRVTFYSPSIVRVSKYPGATAPDKKSYSVIMQPESVTLGTERKANGVTLKSSSLTASIGADGNVRFSDSKGNLLLSESASSHAPCVNKVDEGRFKVSQSYNLDSTEVIFGLGQRQSPVLNQRGQDVRMWCGNTNITIPYFTSDKGYGLYWDNAGDSRFTDIDNIASFTSEVAPSIDYYFIYRDGTQDGVIAGIRSLTGEATMFPIWTLGHWQCRERYKSSDELCDVLDRYRALEIPLDGMVQDWQYWGCDSNWNAMKFVNPHYINKMGDAKWMRYLPNDEDPNAVYPDPRIKSPEEMVSYVHDNNSKLMISIWANFGPWTDQYRELDKIGALLPFETWPRNRGVRPYDPFNPKARDIYWKYLTNLYKMGIDAWWTDSTEPDHFEAPGDADYMTHDGSWRSVKNAFALMTNKGIYEHQRKMKGNNRRSVQMTRCGTFGLQHYGTFSWSGDVVSNWNVMKNQIPSGLNYVICGIPFWNTDIGGFFGWDYKNDPKSPAMQELQVRWMQWGCFMPMMRNHCSSPMVSELYNFGNPGDWAFDAQKKAIELRYRLMPYIYSLAGDVVQRSGTMMRPLVMDFPADRKAITLDDQYMFGKALLVKPVTDPLYTYLDADKNGHTIYPDITKAAAPVNVYLPEGSKWYNFWSNEVSDGGKNVQCLAPIDRMPVYVKSGSIIPFGPAVQYTTEKPWDSLELRVYPGDDGEFILYEDDGESYDYEKGMFAEIPFRWDDATRTLHIGQRNGSYPGMLNNRSFNIVVVNPDTEAGDIAAHKVTRTVSYDGNATSVKL, from the coding sequence ATGTCAACCAACCATATATCCATTTTCTATGATAAAAAATTTAGTTTTAGGCTGGCAATCCTATCCATCTCATCCACACTCACGGCTCAAAGCGTGAGTGTGGACAATGGAGGAGCCACCGTCACCCCCGACGGACAGTGGACCACCCGTGTCACATTCTATTCACCTTCAATCGTAAGAGTAAGCAAATATCCGGGCGCAACGGCTCCCGACAAGAAGAGCTACTCGGTAATCATGCAGCCCGAGAGCGTGACGCTCGGCACTGAGCGCAAGGCCAACGGCGTGACATTGAAGTCGTCGTCGCTGACAGCCTCAATAGGAGCCGACGGTAATGTGCGCTTCTCCGACTCCAAAGGCAATCTCCTGCTGAGTGAAAGCGCATCGAGCCACGCTCCCTGTGTCAACAAGGTCGATGAAGGACGGTTCAAAGTGAGCCAGTCCTACAATCTTGACTCAACCGAGGTGATATTCGGACTCGGTCAGCGCCAATCTCCGGTTCTCAACCAGCGCGGTCAGGATGTAAGGATGTGGTGTGGCAACACCAACATCACGATACCCTACTTCACATCCGACAAAGGCTACGGACTGTACTGGGACAATGCCGGCGACTCAAGGTTTACCGACATTGACAACATTGCATCGTTCACATCGGAGGTAGCACCCTCGATCGACTACTACTTCATCTATCGCGACGGCACTCAGGACGGCGTTATTGCCGGCATACGCTCGCTTACCGGCGAAGCTACCATGTTCCCCATCTGGACCCTGGGACACTGGCAGTGCCGCGAACGCTACAAGAGCAGCGACGAACTCTGTGATGTACTCGACCGTTACCGCGCCCTCGAGATTCCTCTCGACGGAATGGTGCAGGACTGGCAATACTGGGGCTGCGACTCCAACTGGAACGCGATGAAATTTGTTAATCCCCACTACATCAACAAGATGGGCGATGCCAAATGGATGCGTTACCTGCCCAACGACGAAGACCCCAACGCTGTGTATCCCGACCCGCGCATAAAGTCGCCCGAGGAGATGGTGAGCTACGTTCACGACAACAACTCGAAGCTGATGATATCCATCTGGGCCAATTTCGGCCCGTGGACCGACCAATACCGCGAGCTCGACAAGATAGGCGCGCTGTTGCCGTTTGAAACATGGCCGCGCAACCGCGGTGTGCGTCCCTACGACCCGTTCAACCCCAAGGCGCGTGACATCTACTGGAAATATCTCACCAACCTCTACAAGATGGGCATCGACGCATGGTGGACCGACTCCACCGAACCCGACCACTTCGAGGCTCCGGGCGATGCCGACTACATGACCCACGACGGCTCGTGGCGCAGTGTCAAGAATGCATTCGCATTGATGACCAACAAGGGAATCTACGAGCATCAGCGCAAAATGAAGGGCAACAACCGCCGCTCGGTGCAGATGACACGCTGCGGAACATTTGGCCTGCAGCACTACGGCACATTCAGCTGGAGCGGTGATGTGGTTTCCAACTGGAACGTGATGAAAAACCAAATTCCTTCAGGACTGAACTACGTTATCTGCGGAATCCCGTTCTGGAACACAGACATAGGCGGATTCTTCGGCTGGGACTACAAAAACGATCCCAAGAGTCCTGCCATGCAGGAGCTCCAAGTGCGTTGGATGCAATGGGGATGCTTCATGCCCATGATGCGCAACCACTGCTCGTCGCCTATGGTAAGCGAGCTCTACAACTTCGGCAATCCCGGCGACTGGGCATTTGACGCCCAGAAGAAAGCCATCGAGCTTCGCTACCGCCTCATGCCTTACATCTACAGCCTCGCAGGCGATGTGGTGCAGCGTTCGGGCACAATGATGCGTCCGCTCGTAATGGACTTCCCCGCCGACCGCAAGGCGATTACGCTCGACGACCAGTATATGTTTGGCAAGGCGCTTCTCGTAAAGCCCGTCACCGATCCTCTATACACCTATCTTGACGCCGACAAGAACGGCCATACCATATACCCCGACATAACCAAGGCGGCAGCGCCCGTCAACGTTTATCTGCCCGAAGGCAGCAAGTGGTATAACTTCTGGAGCAACGAGGTGAGCGACGGCGGCAAGAATGTGCAGTGCCTCGCCCCCATCGACCGCATGCCGGTATATGTAAAGAGCGGCAGCATCATCCCGTTTGGCCCTGCGGTGCAGTACACTACCGAAAAGCCTTGGGACAGCCTTGAGCTGCGCGTATATCCCGGTGACGACGGCGAATTCATCCTCTATGAGGACGACGGCGAAAGCTACGACTACGAGAAGGGAATGTTTGCTGAAATTCCTTTCCGTTGGGACGATGCCACCCGCACTCTGCACATCGGTCAGCGCAACGGTTCATATCCCGGAATGCTCAACAACCGCAGCTTCAACATCGTTGTCGTAAATCCCGACACCGAAGCCGGTGATATAGCGGCCCACAAGGTGACACGCACCGTAAGCTACGACGGCAATGCCACATCGGTAAAACTGTAG